The Thermodesulfobacteriota bacterium genome has a window encoding:
- a CDS encoding toprim domain-containing protein, protein MTSALYNEDKIKTLSSLEHIRLRPGMYIGRLGDGSHPDDGIYILLKEIVDNAVDEFIMGSGRRIDVQIHDHGLVRVRDYGRGIPLGKLVDCVSVINTGAKYNTDVFQFSVGLNGVGAKAVNALSEQFAVTSCRQGRFARAVFRQGVLQEETEGDTSDKDGTLIEFRPDPGVFPEFAFDLDLVRRRFWRYAYLNAGLRLYLGKELFHSKDGLLDLLRAEVADTGLYEPIHHRDKLFEFAFSHTEGYGEIYFSFVNGTYTNEGGTHLSAFREGILKGVNEVLNKKYLGEDVRDGMVGAVAVKITDPVFESQTKNKLANPELRTWVVNAVREAVSQHLYRHPETAGVLKEKIEHSEKVRKEVRQVRTEARARARKAAIKIPQLRDCKHHPEHGKPSPPGRENMIFLTEGQSASGSIVSARDPLTQAVFSLKGKPLNVQGKPLTLLYRNEELYNIMRALNIEESVSRLRYDRVILATDADVDGLHIRNLLLTFFLHFFEELVKKGHLYILETPIFRVRNRDQSRYCYSEAEKRQSEKELGRGKTGRAGVEITRFKGLGEISPQEFRRFIGPEMRLRQVDIDRMAEVPELLTFYMGKNTPERRQYIMEHLVAEVNA, encoded by the coding sequence ATGACCTCCGCCCTTTACAACGAAGACAAGATCAAGACCTTAAGCTCCCTGGAGCACATCCGCCTGCGGCCGGGCATGTACATCGGCCGCCTGGGGGACGGCTCCCACCCGGACGACGGCATCTACATTCTGCTCAAAGAGATTGTCGACAACGCCGTCGATGAGTTCATCATGGGCTCAGGCCGCCGCATCGACGTTCAGATTCATGATCATGGCCTGGTGCGGGTGCGGGACTACGGCCGGGGCATCCCGTTGGGCAAGCTCGTGGACTGCGTGTCGGTGATCAACACCGGCGCCAAGTACAACACCGACGTGTTCCAGTTCTCGGTGGGCCTGAACGGCGTCGGCGCCAAGGCGGTGAACGCCCTGTCGGAGCAGTTTGCGGTCACCTCCTGCCGCCAGGGCCGTTTTGCCCGGGCGGTCTTCCGCCAGGGGGTGCTGCAGGAGGAGACGGAGGGCGACACCAGCGACAAGGACGGCACCCTCATCGAGTTTCGGCCCGACCCGGGGGTGTTCCCCGAGTTTGCCTTTGATCTCGATCTGGTGCGCCGCCGCTTCTGGCGCTACGCCTATCTCAATGCCGGCCTGCGCCTTTACCTGGGCAAGGAGCTCTTCCATTCCAAAGATGGCCTCCTGGATCTTTTGCGGGCGGAGGTGGCGGATACCGGTCTCTATGAGCCCATCCACCACCGGGACAAGCTTTTTGAATTTGCCTTCTCCCACACCGAGGGCTACGGAGAGATCTATTTCTCCTTTGTGAACGGTACCTATACCAACGAGGGCGGCACCCACCTGTCCGCCTTCCGGGAAGGGATCCTCAAAGGGGTCAACGAGGTCCTGAACAAGAAATACCTGGGTGAGGACGTCCGGGACGGCATGGTCGGCGCGGTGGCGGTGAAGATCACCGACCCGGTCTTCGAATCCCAGACCAAGAACAAGCTGGCCAACCCGGAGCTGCGCACCTGGGTGGTGAACGCGGTGCGGGAGGCGGTGAGCCAGCACCTCTATCGCCACCCCGAGACGGCTGGCGTTTTGAAGGAGAAGATCGAGCACTCGGAGAAGGTGCGGAAAGAAGTACGGCAGGTGCGCACCGAGGCCCGGGCCCGGGCCAGGAAGGCGGCCATCAAGATTCCGCAGCTCAGAGACTGCAAGCACCACCCGGAGCACGGCAAGCCTTCCCCGCCAGGCCGGGAGAACATGATCTTCCTCACCGAGGGCCAGAGCGCCTCCGGCTCCATCGTCAGCGCCCGGGACCCCCTGACCCAGGCGGTCTTCTCCCTCAAGGGCAAGCCGTTGAACGTCCAGGGCAAGCCCTTGACCCTGCTCTACCGCAATGAAGAGCTCTACAACATCATGCGGGCCTTGAACATCGAGGAATCGGTAAGCCGGCTGCGCTACGACCGGGTGATCCTGGCCACCGACGCCGATGTGGACGGCCTGCATATCCGGAACCTCCTGCTCACCTTCTTTCTGCACTTCTTCGAGGAGCTGGTGAAAAAAGGGCATCTCTATATCCTGGAGACGCCGATCTTCCGGGTGCGAAACCGGGACCAGAGCCGGTACTGCTACTCGGAGGCCGAGAAGCGCCAGAGCGAAAAGGAGCTGGGCCGCGGCAAGACCGGCCGCGCCGGGGTGGAGATCACCCGCTTCAAGGGCCTGGGCGAGATCTCGCCCCAGGAGTTTCGCCGCTTCATCGGCCCGGAGATGCGCCTCCGACAGGTGGACATCGACCGGATGGCCGAGGTGCCGGAGCTGCTCACCTTCTACATGGGCAAGAACACGCCGGAGCGGCGGCAGTACATCATGGAGCACCTGGTAGCTGAGGTGAATGCATGA
- a CDS encoding DNA topoisomerase IV subunit A — MTAEASPQASRLKRLFEKNFVEYSSYVIRDRAIPELEDGLKPVQRRLLHTLYKMDDGRFHKVAGVVGETMKLHPHGDASIYAALVNLANKGFLIDRQGNFGNIYTGDAASAARYIECRLSPLARETLFNPDLTEFVPSYDGRTEEPVALPARLPLLLMQGAEGIAVGMATRILPHNFGELLHAQKAILRGEPFVLYPDFPTGGLVDVAGYDAGNGRVRCRARLEKKDERTIVIREIPYGTTTESLIDSVEKAARAGKIKIGAINDYTAETVEIEIRLARGVSAQDTIPALFAFTDCELAIVPSLTVIRDNTPVILTVTEVLRHNTKKLVQDLERELTIERGRLLDQLQAQTLEQIFIEERLYKGIEESGSLKAALAAIAEGIAPFRERLVREATFEDLERLLEIRIRRISRYDIDKRRREIKATRDEIALVEKKLTDLVGVALTYLDHLLDKYAAAHPRRSEIASFEEVVAREVAPANLTVGYDREHGLLGHGIKAASGEGFPCSEYDRVLLFFRDGRYKVIAAPEKLYVGPDLLWAGRLEEGLIFNLLYRHGTDNLTYAKRFGTPKFILDKEYRMLPEVAGSTVEFFKAGPDCRLRLTLVALRRGKGNQILMDCAELPLRAPAALGKRVSTRVVRRIVEQEDEAPPPAPAPTLFEPPAGD; from the coding sequence ATGACCGCCGAGGCCAGCCCCCAGGCCAGCCGGCTCAAGAGGCTTTTTGAAAAAAACTTCGTCGAGTACTCCTCCTACGTCATCCGGGACCGGGCGATCCCTGAGCTGGAGGACGGCCTGAAGCCGGTGCAGCGCCGGCTCCTCCACACCCTGTACAAGATGGATGACGGCCGCTTCCACAAGGTGGCCGGGGTGGTGGGGGAGACCATGAAGCTCCATCCCCACGGCGACGCCTCCATCTACGCCGCCCTGGTCAACCTGGCCAACAAGGGCTTTCTGATCGACCGCCAGGGCAACTTCGGCAACATCTACACCGGAGACGCTGCCTCGGCGGCCCGCTACATCGAGTGCCGGCTCTCGCCCCTGGCCCGGGAGACCCTCTTCAACCCGGATCTCACCGAATTCGTCCCCTCCTACGACGGCCGCACCGAGGAGCCGGTGGCCCTGCCGGCCCGGCTGCCGCTGCTGCTCATGCAAGGGGCCGAAGGCATCGCCGTCGGCATGGCGACCAGGATCCTGCCCCACAACTTTGGCGAGCTGCTCCACGCCCAGAAGGCGATTTTGCGCGGCGAGCCCTTCGTCCTCTATCCGGACTTCCCCACCGGCGGCCTGGTGGACGTGGCCGGCTACGACGCCGGCAACGGCCGGGTACGCTGCCGGGCGCGGCTGGAGAAAAAGGACGAGCGTACGATCGTCATCCGGGAGATTCCGTACGGCACCACCACGGAATCCCTCATCGACAGCGTCGAGAAGGCGGCCCGGGCCGGCAAGATCAAGATCGGCGCCATCAACGACTACACCGCCGAGACGGTGGAGATCGAGATCCGCCTCGCCCGGGGCGTCTCCGCCCAGGACACCATCCCGGCCCTTTTTGCCTTTACCGACTGCGAGCTGGCCATCGTTCCCAGCCTGACGGTGATCCGGGACAACACCCCGGTCATCCTGACGGTTACGGAGGTGCTGCGCCACAACACAAAAAAACTGGTACAAGATCTGGAGCGGGAGCTGACCATCGAGCGGGGCCGGCTTCTGGACCAGCTGCAGGCCCAGACCCTGGAGCAGATCTTCATCGAGGAGCGGCTCTACAAGGGGATCGAGGAGAGCGGCAGCCTCAAGGCGGCCCTGGCGGCCATTGCCGAGGGCATCGCCCCTTTCCGGGAGCGGCTGGTGCGGGAGGCGACCTTCGAGGATTTGGAGCGGCTCCTGGAGATCCGCATCCGCCGCATCAGCCGCTACGACATCGACAAGCGGCGGCGGGAGATCAAAGCCACCCGGGACGAGATCGCCCTGGTGGAAAAAAAGCTCACCGACCTCGTCGGCGTCGCCCTGACCTACCTGGACCATCTTCTGGACAAGTACGCCGCCGCCCATCCCCGCCGCAGCGAGATCGCCAGCTTCGAGGAGGTGGTGGCCCGGGAGGTGGCGCCAGCCAACCTGACGGTGGGCTACGACCGGGAGCACGGCCTCCTGGGCCACGGCATCAAGGCAGCCAGCGGCGAGGGCTTTCCCTGCTCGGAGTATGACCGGGTGCTCCTCTTTTTCCGGGACGGCCGCTACAAGGTGATCGCAGCGCCGGAGAAGCTCTACGTCGGTCCGGACCTCCTGTGGGCCGGCCGGCTGGAGGAGGGCCTCATCTTCAACCTCCTCTACCGCCACGGCACCGACAACCTCACCTACGCCAAGAGGTTCGGCACCCCCAAGTTCATCCTGGACAAGGAGTACCGGATGCTGCCGGAGGTCGCCGGCTCCACGGTCGAATTCTTCAAGGCCGGGCCGGACTGCCGCCTGCGCCTGACCCTGGTGGCCCTGCGCCGCGGCAAGGGCAACCAGATCCTCATGGACTGCGCCGAGCTGCCGCTCCGGGCCCCGGCCGCCCTGGGAAAGAGGGTCTCCACCCGGGTGGTGCGACGGATCGTCGAACAGGAGGACGAGGCGCCCCCCCCAGCGCCAGCGCCCACCCTCTTCGAGCCCCCCGCCGGGGATTGA
- a CDS encoding AAA family ATPase, with amino-acid sequence MLTRVRIKGYKSLKDVEVRPADLSVLFGPNAAGKSNFLDALQLLSRLVTSRTLKDAFEPPYRGKPLESFTFGERGLRGLVEQEQLSFSIEVDVRLSAAAVEAVNRQISEMRRPALDEPEAPSTAEENPGANRLTGNGDAAKKAAVRERHLRYRIELWSQYSVGFGQGRQPVDRLDELLGEG; translated from the coding sequence ATGCTGACCAGGGTCCGCATCAAGGGCTACAAATCTCTCAAGGACGTCGAGGTCAGGCCTGCCGATCTGTCCGTCCTTTTCGGACCCAACGCGGCTGGCAAGAGCAACTTCCTCGACGCCCTGCAGCTCCTTTCCCGCCTGGTCACCAGCCGCACCCTCAAGGACGCCTTCGAGCCACCCTACCGTGGCAAGCCTCTGGAATCGTTCACCTTTGGCGAAAGAGGTCTCAGGGGGCTGGTCGAGCAGGAGCAGCTGTCCTTCTCCATCGAGGTCGATGTACGGCTGTCGGCGGCGGCGGTGGAGGCCGTCAACCGTCAGATCAGCGAGATGCGCCGGCCGGCGCTGGATGAGCCGGAAGCACCCTCGACGGCAGAGGAGAATCCCGGTGCCAACCGGTTGACGGGAAACGGCGATGCTGCGAAGAAGGCAGCGGTGCGCGAGCGCCACCTGCGCTACCGGATCGAGCTATGGTCACAATATTCAGTTGGGTTTGGCCAAGGTCGACAACCGGTTGACCGCCTGGACGAGTTGTTGGGGGAGGGTTGA
- a CDS encoding ATP-binding protein, which translates to MEVAFPRIVETDHGLELGRKAAIRVARANRTFCLTIAQAPAIITAMITRAITDELNRAAAEYPVVTILGPRQSGKTTLARMTFPEMPYRSLEDPDVRMAAEADPRGFLGEMDRGGILDEVQRLPALLSYIQGLVDQSRQRRFILTGSHQPRLHEAISQSLAGRTAMLTLWPFSLAELRGYQKAYDPFDLIRGGFFPRLHEEGLEPRRFFNGYLQTYVERDVRALIQLRNLSQFQQFLTLLAGRVGQVVNLASLGSDVGASGTTIRSWLSVLKASHVVFELPPFFANIRKRVIKSPKIFFTDVGLAAFLLGIHTPDQASRDPLRGSLYENLVMADVMKGALNKGIRPDLSFFRDSHGNEVDLLINERGVLTPVEIKSAATFSPDFVKNLEWLQTVGIKRLAAGTVLYNGAQPFHVRGVRALNPLQVDDLWATLMGPSHPGT; encoded by the coding sequence ATGGAAGTCGCGTTTCCGCGGATCGTCGAGACGGATCATGGCCTTGAATTGGGCAGAAAGGCCGCTATTCGCGTAGCCCGTGCAAATCGAACTTTTTGTTTGACTATTGCACAAGCGCCGGCCATCATCACAGCCATGATCACGCGCGCCATAACAGACGAGCTCAACCGAGCCGCCGCTGAGTATCCGGTCGTGACCATCCTTGGGCCGCGGCAGTCGGGCAAGACCACCCTGGCCAGGATGACCTTTCCGGAAATGCCGTACCGCTCGCTGGAAGACCCGGATGTCCGCATGGCTGCCGAAGCGGATCCCCGGGGATTCCTGGGCGAAATGGATCGTGGCGGCATCCTCGACGAGGTGCAGCGGCTGCCGGCGCTCTTGTCCTATATCCAGGGCCTGGTCGACCAGAGCAGACAACGCCGGTTCATCCTCACCGGCAGCCATCAGCCGCGGCTGCACGAGGCGATCAGCCAATCGTTGGCGGGCCGCACCGCCATGCTGACCTTGTGGCCATTCTCCCTGGCCGAGCTTCGTGGCTACCAGAAGGCGTACGATCCCTTCGACCTGATCAGAGGCGGCTTCTTTCCCCGGCTGCACGAAGAGGGACTGGAGCCGCGCCGGTTCTTCAATGGCTATCTGCAGACGTACGTCGAGCGGGATGTCCGGGCCTTGATCCAGTTGCGCAATCTGTCCCAGTTCCAGCAGTTCCTCACCCTGTTGGCCGGACGAGTGGGGCAGGTCGTCAACCTTGCCTCCCTGGGCAGCGATGTGGGGGCCTCCGGCACCACGATCCGGAGCTGGCTCTCGGTGCTGAAGGCCTCCCATGTCGTGTTCGAGCTGCCCCCCTTCTTCGCGAATATCCGGAAGCGGGTGATCAAATCGCCGAAGATCTTCTTCACCGATGTGGGCCTCGCCGCCTTCCTGCTGGGCATCCACACGCCGGACCAGGCGTCCCGCGATCCCCTGCGGGGAAGCCTGTATGAGAATCTGGTGATGGCCGACGTGATGAAGGGCGCGCTCAACAAGGGAATCAGGCCGGACCTCTCCTTCTTCCGGGACTCCCACGGCAACGAGGTCGATCTGCTGATCAACGAGAGGGGCGTGCTCACACCGGTGGAGATCAAATCCGCCGCCACCTTTTCCCCGGACTTCGTCAAGAATCTTGAATGGCTCCAGACCGTAGGGATCAAACGTCTCGCCGCCGGAACGGTTCTTTACAACGGTGCGCAGCCCTTTCATGTCCGGGGCGTCCGTGCTCTCAATCCGCTCCAGGTGGACGATCTGTGGGCAACGCTGATGGGGCCTTCCCACCCCGGAACCTGA
- a CDS encoding DUF3782 domain-containing protein, which produces MGQEITLEEVWKLFQETDRKFQETDRKFQETDRRIKEVTASIGRLGNRLGDFVEEMVRPAVVRLFRERGIEVHQVIRGVSVDRDGEAMEIDLLVVNANDAVAVECKSVLSVDDVTEHLDRLSRFKRLAPQYASLQLMGAVAAMVLPDEVARHAHRQGLFVLAQSGETVTIQNDTGFVPHVW; this is translated from the coding sequence ATGGGCCAGGAGATCACCCTGGAGGAGGTCTGGAAGCTGTTCCAAGAGACAGACCGGAAGTTCCAGGAGACAGACCGGAAGTTCCAGGAAACAGACCGGAGGATCAAGGAGGTCACCGCCTCCATCGGCCGGCTGGGCAACCGGTTGGGCGACTTCGTGGAGGAGATGGTGCGACCGGCGGTGGTACGCCTGTTCCGGGAGCGGGGTATCGAGGTGCATCAGGTCATCCGCGGGGTCAGTGTCGACCGGGACGGCGAGGCCATGGAGATCGATCTTCTGGTGGTCAACGCCAATGACGCGGTGGCCGTGGAATGCAAGAGCGTGCTTTCCGTGGATGACGTCACCGAGCACCTGGACCGCCTGTCCCGCTTCAAGCGCCTGGCGCCGCAGTATGCCTCCCTCCAGCTCATGGGGGCGGTGGCGGCCATGGTGCTGCCTGACGAGGTGGCCCGGCACGCGCACCGCCAGGGGCTCTTTGTCCTGGCCCAGAGCGGTGAGACGGTGACGATCCAAAACGATACCGGCTTTGTGCCGCACGTCTGGTGA
- a CDS encoding cytochrome c3 family protein: MDTQRRLRLGVAAALLLLAGAVPAQARVVGVCSNCHTMHNSQNGSALVASGTGAGWSGGAVTGGTGSGVQESLLVTDCVGCHTSGASDTIVTVAGSRIPIVYNTVPPASPLAGGNFYWVASTGDAYGHNVRGISDQDAALAAAPGAVACANSCHTSLTLSDAQTSGGRKNGCQGCHNSVRHHGEDPAGQPVGAAGGWYRFLAAPSGHDLLGGAGVNGIEDPDWEQHATSAVHNTYYGGDGTDTESPQSIGKFCAGCHYNFHSPGSPTTLMDVDNGGGANPWLRHPADAVIPNDPGSEYTAYTVYDPQVPVGRPEASLTGFVGSAVRPGTDKVICLSCHRAHGSPNPDLLRWPYGEMVLDTSGAAAGTGCFTCHSAKDGV, from the coding sequence ATGGATACGCAAAGAAGGCTACGGCTGGGGGTCGCGGCAGCGCTCCTCCTTCTGGCTGGCGCGGTCCCAGCCCAGGCCCGGGTGGTGGGGGTGTGCAGCAACTGCCACACCATGCACAACAGCCAGAACGGGTCGGCCCTGGTGGCCAGCGGCACCGGAGCCGGCTGGAGCGGTGGCGCGGTGACCGGCGGCACCGGCAGCGGCGTTCAGGAGAGCTTGCTGGTCACCGACTGTGTGGGCTGCCATACCAGCGGCGCCAGCGACACCATCGTCACCGTTGCCGGATCCCGGATCCCCATTGTCTACAACACGGTGCCGCCGGCCTCCCCGCTGGCAGGCGGCAACTTCTACTGGGTGGCCAGTACCGGCGACGCTTATGGGCACAACGTCCGGGGCATCTCGGACCAGGATGCCGCCCTGGCGGCGGCGCCGGGGGCGGTGGCCTGTGCCAACAGCTGCCATACCTCCCTGACCCTCAGCGATGCCCAGACCTCGGGCGGCCGCAAGAACGGCTGCCAGGGCTGCCACAACAGTGTCAGGCACCACGGTGAGGATCCAGCCGGGCAGCCGGTGGGGGCGGCAGGCGGCTGGTACCGTTTCCTGGCGGCGCCCAGTGGCCACGACCTGCTGGGTGGGGCCGGGGTGAATGGCATCGAGGATCCGGACTGGGAGCAGCACGCTACCAGCGCTGTGCACAACACCTACTACGGCGGCGACGGCACCGACACCGAGTCGCCCCAGTCCATCGGCAAGTTCTGCGCCGGCTGCCACTACAACTTCCACTCCCCCGGCTCGCCCACCACCCTCATGGACGTGGACAACGGCGGCGGCGCCAACCCCTGGCTCCGGCATCCCGCCGATGCGGTGATCCCCAACGACCCCGGCTCCGAGTACACCGCCTACACGGTCTACGATCCCCAGGTGCCGGTGGGGCGACCGGAGGCGAGCCTGACCGGCTTCGTCGGGAGTGCGGTACGCCCGGGCACCGACAAGGTGATCTGCCTGTCCTGCCACCGGGCACACGGCAGCCCGAACCCGGACCTTCTGCGCTGGCCGTACGGGGAGATGGTGCTGGATACCTCGGGCGCGGCAGCCGGCACCGGCTGCTTCACGTGCCATTCCGCCAAGGACGGCGTGTAG
- a CDS encoding PIN domain nuclease, whose product MVLVDTSIWIDFFQAPESDAATLLSSLIKDHNRVILCGIVLQEILQGIRERRSHDLVREHLLRFPFLETDRETWLLAASLYRDLRSHGITVPPLDVTIAALAIQHGTKLLTRDDHFRAIAGHTDLSLYA is encoded by the coding sequence ATGGTTCTTGTTGACACCTCCATCTGGATCGACTTCTTCCAGGCCCCGGAGTCCGACGCCGCGACCCTTCTTTCGTCCCTCATCAAGGATCACAACCGGGTCATTCTGTGCGGCATCGTTTTGCAGGAGATCCTGCAAGGGATCCGGGAGCGACGCAGCCACGACTTGGTCCGGGAGCATCTGCTCCGCTTTCCCTTTCTGGAAACCGACCGGGAGACGTGGCTGCTGGCTGCCTCCCTCTATCGGGATCTGCGCAGCCACGGCATCACCGTGCCGCCGCTGGATGTCACCATCGCGGCCCTGGCGATCCAGCATGGGACGAAGCTCTTGACCCGGGATGACCATTTCCGGGCCATTGCGGGACATACGGATCTGAGTCTGTATGCCTGA
- a CDS encoding type II toxin-antitoxin system VapB family antitoxin — MARTVLNIDDALYDRAKRLTGLKKKVDVVTCALKHLIEQKELEGILELRGKVTWEEDLEGMRRGRDGSC, encoded by the coding sequence ATGGCACGGACCGTCTTGAACATCGACGATGCCCTGTATGATCGGGCCAAGCGCCTCACCGGCCTCAAAAAAAAGGTGGATGTGGTGACCTGTGCCCTCAAGCACCTGATCGAGCAGAAGGAGCTGGAGGGGATTCTCGAGCTCAGGGGCAAGGTAACCTGGGAGGAAGATCTGGAAGGGATGCGGCGAGGCCGGGATGGTTCTTGTTGA
- a CDS encoding amidase family protein, translating into MERFFADHDLLLTPTLEQPPVPVGSQRPAALDRLAMQVLCTAAGGQLLRVDRTRDAILASLVGKSMAGQMPYTPVANLTGQPAITLPLHWTAEGLPIGVQFLARSGDEAGLVRLAGQLEVAKPWGGRRPGRTGMR; encoded by the coding sequence ATGGAGCGCTTCTTCGCCGACCACGATCTGCTCCTGACCCCCACCCTGGAGCAGCCGCCGGTGCCGGTCGGCTCCCAGCGGCCGGCCGCTCTCGACCGCCTGGCCATGCAGGTTCTCTGCACGGCTGCAGGGGGCCAACTCCTTCGTGTCGACCGGACCCGGGACGCCATCCTGGCAAGCCTGGTCGGCAAGAGCATGGCCGGCCAGATGCCCTATACCCCGGTCGCCAACCTCACCGGCCAGCCGGCCATCACCCTGCCCCTCCACTGGACCGCGGAAGGGTTGCCCATCGGCGTGCAGTTCCTGGCGCGCTCCGGCGACGAGGCCGGTCTCGTGCGCCTGGCCGGTCAGCTCGAAGTGGCCAAGCCCTGGGGGGGGCGTCGGCCGGGGAGAACAGGTATGCGGTGA
- a CDS encoding AbrB/MazE/SpoVT family DNA-binding domain-containing protein, with amino-acid sequence MLVQTDARRRITLPPNVGIKPGDALEMEVLEDGRILLVPVEPVPRHQLWAWTAEAKEAIAVSLNDPRPSAVIATAGEAKAAAKRWAGED; translated from the coding sequence ATGCTCGTACAGACAGATGCCAGAAGAAGGATCACCCTGCCCCCGAATGTCGGGATCAAGCCAGGAGATGCCCTGGAGATGGAGGTGCTGGAGGACGGCCGGATTCTGCTCGTGCCGGTGGAGCCGGTGCCGCGCCACCAGCTTTGGGCCTGGACGGCCGAGGCGAAGGAGGCCATTGCCGTCTCCCTCAACGATCCCCGCCCCTCGGCGGTGATTGCCACCGCTGGCGAGGCGAAGGCGGCAGCCAAGAGGTGGGCCGGTGAGGATTGA
- a CDS encoding tRNA-dihydrouridine synthase family protein: protein MASVLRIRDLVIDPPLVLAPMAGITHSAFRRLVLELGGVGLLTSEMLSARGLPQDRPATTPALVRTPAERPLAFQVFFAAAADIGPAFEVLHRLGADAIDLNLGCPAPQVRRHGAGSRLAGDLDHARGLVRHARVCTHLPLSAKIRLGERLEEQPLADLCHMLEDEGVEMITVHARLRKEPYGRPPRWDWIGRVKSWVGVPVIGNGGIFSVEDARRCLAISGCDGLMLGRGAVVRPWLFAELAREIHGRKIPVPATDRPALYRRFVDLLEESFLPERRLGRLKEFTHYFASTYTYGHWLARAVQASRTVEEARERAAAFFASAGADEPSPGPSDHRPERHP from the coding sequence ATGGCTTCTGTCCTCCGCATCCGCGACCTGGTCATCGACCCGCCGCTGGTCCTGGCGCCCATGGCCGGCATCACCCATTCGGCCTTCCGGCGCCTGGTCCTGGAGCTGGGTGGGGTGGGCCTCCTCACGAGCGAGATGCTCTCTGCCCGGGGCCTGCCCCAGGATCGGCCGGCCACCACCCCGGCCCTGGTGCGCACCCCGGCCGAGCGGCCCCTGGCCTTCCAGGTCTTCTTCGCTGCGGCCGCCGATATCGGCCCGGCCTTCGAGGTGCTCCATCGCCTGGGGGCCGATGCCATCGACCTCAACCTGGGCTGCCCGGCCCCCCAGGTGCGGCGGCATGGGGCCGGCAGCCGCCTGGCCGGCGATCTCGACCACGCCCGGGGCCTGGTCCGCCATGCCCGGGTCTGCACCCACCTGCCCCTGTCTGCCAAGATCCGGCTGGGCGAGCGTCTGGAGGAACAGCCCCTGGCTGATCTGTGCCATATGCTCGAGGACGAGGGGGTCGAGATGATAACCGTTCACGCCCGGCTGCGCAAGGAGCCCTACGGCCGGCCGCCCCGCTGGGACTGGATCGGCCGGGTGAAGAGCTGGGTGGGCGTGCCGGTGATCGGCAATGGCGGCATCTTCAGCGTCGAGGATGCCCGCCGGTGTCTCGCGATCTCCGGCTGCGACGGCCTGATGCTGGGTCGCGGTGCGGTGGTCAGGCCCTGGCTCTTCGCCGAGCTGGCCCGGGAGATCCATGGCCGCAAGATCCCCGTGCCGGCGACGGACCGCCCTGCCCTCTACCGGCGCTTCGTGGATCTGCTGGAGGAAAGCTTCCTGCCGGAACGGCGGCTGGGGCGGTTGAAGGAATTCACGCACTACTTCGCCAGCACCTACACCTACGGCCACTGGCTGGCAAGGGCGGTGCAGGCCAGCCGCACCGTGGAGGAGGCCCGGGAGCGGGCCGCGGCCTTCTTCGCCAGCGCCGGAGCGGACGAGCCCAGCCCTGGTCCCTCCGACCACCGCCCAGAACGGCATCCATAA